One region of Bacteroidota bacterium genomic DNA includes:
- a CDS encoding T9SS type A sorting domain-containing protein, protein MQPSTAISHLDGIASPMKKLYAVGLVLSFSFFTHNSYAQLIAAGGLHSLMLCTDSTTRACGQNLYGELGDGTTTNKLIPVQVGGLTGITTVSGGWRHSLFLKNDSTVWACGYNNYGELGDGTIIQRNFSVIVSGLIGITAVSAGQNYSLFLKNDGSVWACGQNLYGELGDGTTIDKWTPVKVSGLAGITSISAGYEHSLFLKNDGTAWACGYNGGGELGDGTTIDKWTPVQVSGLTGIIAVSAGYDHSLFLKNDGTVWACGLNLDGEFGDSTISNGSTPMQIISLTEITAISAGSGYSLFLKNDGTSLACGGNGTGELGDGTIIQRKTPVQVVGLTGIIAVSAGWFHSLFLKNDSTVLACGYNGDGELGDGTTTQRNSPVQVTGLCSVASVEENLLKNLISISPNPFSTQTTLHSDNLLHNATLTVDNCFGQTVKQIKNISGQTVTFSRDNLASGLYFVRLTEENKIIAVDKLVITDK, encoded by the coding sequence ATGCAACCTTCGACAGCGATTTCGCATCTTGACGGCATAGCAAGTCCAATGAAAAAACTTTATGCGGTTGGTTTAGTTTTATCATTTTCTTTTTTCACTCATAATTCCTATGCCCAACTTATTGCTGCAGGGGGACTTCATTCTCTTATGCTTTGCACCGATTCGACCACGAGGGCTTGCGGACAAAACTTGTATGGGGAATTGGGTGATGGTACTACCACAAACAAATTAATTCCTGTGCAGGTCGGTGGGCTTACTGGCATTACGACTGTATCTGGTGGTTGGCGTCATTCTCTCTTTTTAAAAAATGATAGCACAGTTTGGGCTTGCGGATATAATAATTATGGTGAATTGGGGGATGGAACCATAATACAAAGAAACTTCTCTGTGATAGTGAGTGGGTTGATAGGAATTACGGCTGTGTCTGCGGGACAAAATTATTCACTTTTTTTGAAAAATGATGGCTCGGTCTGGGCTTGCGGGCAGAACTTGTACGGGGAATTGGGTGATGGTACTACAATAGATAAATGGACACCTGTGAAAGTGAGCGGGCTTGCAGGAATTACATCTATATCTGCTGGATACGAGCATTCTCTCTTTTTGAAAAATGATGGCACAGCTTGGGCTTGCGGGTATAACGGAGGAGGAGAATTGGGCGATGGAACTACCATTGACAAATGGACTCCAGTGCAAGTGAGTGGGCTGACGGGAATTATAGCCGTATCTGCAGGTTATGATCATTCCCTCTTTTTGAAAAATGATGGCACTGTTTGGGCTTGCGGATTAAATCTTGACGGGGAATTTGGTGATAGCACTATTTCAAACGGCTCAACTCCCATGCAGATAATATCACTGACAGAAATTACGGCTATTAGTGCGGGCAGTGGGTATTCCCTCTTTTTGAAAAATGATGGTACATCCTTAGCTTGTGGGGGTAATGGGACAGGAGAATTGGGCGATGGAACCATTATACAAAGAAAAACACCCGTGCAGGTAGTTGGGCTAACGGGAATTATAGCTGTGTCTGCGGGCTGGTTTCATTCCCTCTTTTTGAAAAATGATAGCACGGTTTTGGCTTGTGGATATAACGGGGATGGGGAATTGGGTGATGGCACTACTACACAAAGAAATAGTCCCGTGCAGGTAACTGGTTTATGTAGCGTTGCATCAGTAGAAGAGAATTTATTAAAAAATTTAATTTCCATTTCCCCTAATCCCTTCTCCACCCAAACAACTTTGCATTCAGACAATCTTTTACACAACGCAACTCTCACGGTGGACAACTGTTTCGGGCAGACAGTAAAACAAATTAAAAACATCAGCGGGCAGACAGTTACTTTCTCCCGCGACAATCTCGCAAGCGGACTGTATTTCGTTCGGCTG